The Xyrauchen texanus isolate HMW12.3.18 chromosome 4, RBS_HiC_50CHRs, whole genome shotgun sequence genome segment tttttttaatggacagCATAGTTTGACTCTTGAGACTTCAAGCTTTCaaacaatatataatttattagatGATTGGTTcagtatttgagaaaatatttataaaaattcaATCTTCAAGCTCATATAGGtaaataaattagaaaaaaaaggtCTAAACAGCCAAAAATGCACAACTTTAGTGCTTTTACATGATTTAATTTAGAGTCATTACATTTCtttcataacaattaaaaaaatatgaccgAGAAAAACTGGAAAGTGATTTAATGTTGAACTAAGGTTTAAAGAACCTGAACAGTTTGTGGCATTGTATCTTTTTTAAAGGTAATTTGCTTGGTTGGAGACAAATAGTTGCAAGTAAAGAAGATATGCCTGCTtgtttgtaaaacaaaaatgtaacatgaTTAATACAGTTTAAATGTACCTTTTAAAACCAAGTTCAGTGTGATCATTGGTTAAACAAGCCAGACAGTCCAGTCATATCGTAATACCTTTCCTGAATAAGATGTATGCATAAGATTACAGTTTTACCGTTATTGTCTAGTTGGCAGAAAAGAGAGAAGAGTTTATGGAAGCTGCTGTGAAAACTTTGTAAAGCATTGCTCATAATTCTCTGTACTCCACTCTGGTGACCACCAGCTCACTTTGAGAATGAGTAACCACagtaaaaatgtgaaacatttttattaagggtgatgttatgtagtttgaatTGCCTCGTATTTCATGTTGGTGCATGGCAGTGTTACCACCTCTTTTCTTTGTCGATGCCATTTTGAATGTTGAGGATGTgaaaaaatgtacttaagtacTGTAACAAGtagttgtaattcgttacttttcACCTCTGATTATGATCGATATTGTGACTTAGGATGAAGAGTTACGGAAGGACTACGACTACATGCTGGACCACCCAGAGGAATACTACAGTCACTATTACACATACTACAGGAGAAGAATTGCTCCCAAAGTGGACGTAAGGATAGTGATTCTCGTAACTGTTTGTGCAATCTCAGTGTTTCAGGTAAGTACACCTCTCATCCTGCTGAGCATACAGTGTTCTGTGTTTGAATAAATTTATCCTAGAATGATTAATTTAATtggtattcatttattatttgaaGCTTTGTGTGAGTTGAAAATGAGTGTCCATTTCCACCCACTTAACAAACACactaaagcaataagccatgcgTTATAGTGATTTTACAATGATTAAGGGGAGGCATTCATGGTGCAAAGCCTTGATCAttgtaaaaacactgtaaaatggtGGAAACAGCAATTAATAAGTCAACAATATGTATTAAATGATTAACCTTATAAATAAGTCGTTAAgtcagtgcgattaattacatAAGAAACAATGCATTGAAATGAACACAATTAATTATGCCCCCTGACCATACATAATGTCCAtcataaggaatattcctaccaatggggcaatttaagcttgaagtatCACCTTCTTGTTTTTGTGAGTCACAGTCAGCAGGGGGAGGCCAGCGCAACTTCAGCTATGCAGGTAACTCCCAGTTGAACAggcaacaaactgacagctgagcTGAGGTTTTGAGattctttttttataaagttaaaaTCTAGGGATTGTAGgcattttcacataattttgtagtcatgtactctaacccacaaaaaagGAGTACCCGATTACTcgtaaattaaaaatgaaaaccaaACTATGGTTTtctttttgggaaaatatttgCTCACACCTGGATAttacatagaaaccaatactgaAGGCATGAGTTAATGCACATATATAAATTCTCTGTCTACATAAAGTCTATAACATTTTTATGATTTCTTATGTTAttataaagaaaaagattaaaatgTGCTCTGCCGGGTTTGAGAGATTTAGttagggagagttcacccaaaaatgataattctctcatgatttactcaccctcctggcatcccagatgtgtaagacttacttttcttctgcagaacacaagtaatgattttataagaatatttcagctctgtaggtccatacaatggaagtgaatgggtgccaaaatctatagaaagggagcataaaaataatccatatgtctccagtagTTAAaaccatgtgttcagacacgatatgatatgtgtgggtaagaaaccgatataaattgaagtaattttttatcataaattctcctccttgcccagtagggggcgatatgcaaaaaggagaaagtgaaggaaaaaggacttgaatatttatctgcatttgtgttcagcagatgaaaaagtcatacacatctgggatggcatgacgatgagtaaattatgagagaatttttgggtgaacaaactctttaacacacaaacacacaatggtCTGATCAGCTTCCGAGTGCGCTTCACATTTTCTTTCCACCATTAAAAGCAGATCCTCGTCTGCTGGTTTGCATGTCTCCAACAAGGACCGGATACAAATAGAGTAGAATTCAGTATGAATCAAATATTAGTTATTGCTTTGTAATATAACTTGGCTTTGCTTTAGATGAACAGAAGGGCTCTGCACAGATGCCATTCCATGTCGTCTTCTCTCTTACACCACTGTTGCAAGATTAGCATGATGATTTCCAGACCAATGATTGTTCAAAACCCATCAGAATGTATTAAAAAATGTCCAAAATAGTTTATATGTAAATCAAGCACATTTAAACCATAATACCAAAGCATAGCCTTTACAACCTTAATGACAcaattaagcaaaaaaaaataaagtttagaaaaagtttaactttttacccattttttttttttattcacaaaaacGGACCAACTCACACGCACTAAAAAAGGAAGAAAGATGTTGTCCTGGGATATCAAGAAGCCAAATAATATTATGTAATTTGGCTATGATTGAAGTTGTGTTTTTGCCATTCAATATTTTATGAATGTCAAATAAAGATGATATGTAATCTGTCCTACATTTTTATGGTGTTATAATTGCAAATACCAACTTCAACATAACTCTTCAGTGTATAAGCCACTGGCTGTTCAAAGATTTAAAGTTTCCAGACAGCTGTCAGGGAGGAACACAGCAGATTTCCATTCTGTGTTCAGAGGAGCAGCAAAAAGACACTTTAAAGCAGTATCACTCGTGAAAATGCTCTATCTGCTATTTCACTAAATATTGATATGCAATTATTTGTGATTTAATTAATCTGCATATCATgcaagtaattgtttttttttaattatcgactgacaaaactattattaataatatttcacCTTAAATGTAGGCTGTTTCAAATTAGTACTGGGTAAAAGTATTGATTTTCCAAAGCATTGCAATCTTTGTTTGAATGATTTCTAAATTGATTCTAAAATCCCAAGgtcaatcttttactctatgtggcaagcctctatatttatttatggaaaagtctgaatttgaaaaattttcaaaagctaaaatgtgaccaaatatGATGATGAATTAaagattaaatataatttgtttaaaattataatttatattttcaaactGTACCTAGGTTTACTTAGAGGGTCCCTTTATAATGTAGAGCATTTgttgagaatttctttcatatgtaagcgaAATGAATATCGTAACATATGACAATATTCCCATATGAATTGATATCGAATCAGAATCAAaccgaatcaagagcttgtgaattggaaatgaatcaggaaatctgcatcaattcccagccctagtttaaatggTTTGCAACTAGGAACATCAGTATAGaatttatgtttatgtgtgtgtatatgggcAATTTTATACCAGCTACATGTCTCAAATTTTAGAACAAGAACTGTCTGTTTTATAAACAGATGTTTATCTGTTTTCTGTATTTAGTATTACAGTTGGTGGAGCAGCTACTCGGAAGCCATCAATTACCTGATGACTGTTCCCAAGTATCGAATCCAGGCCACTGAACTGGCAAAGCAGCAAGGTCTTCTGAACAAAACCAAAGAGAAGGGCAAGAACCGGCGATCCAAAGAGGAGATCCGTGAGGAAGAAGAGCAGATCATCAGAGACATCATCAAGAACAAGATAGATATCAAGGGGGGCTATCAGAAGCCAAACGTATCTGATATCCTCTTGTGTAAAATCATTCTGTTCCCCTACTATCTATGCTCCTACATAGCATGGAACTGTTTGTGGTTTTACCGTTTCACCATCCGTAGGGAGGAGTACGGGGACAAGGAGAAACTTTACATAATACGCAAGAACATGAAGATGTCACAGGCTCAGTTTGATAGTCTGGACAATAACATGATAGACACTTTTCTGAAGAAGCAGCTCTGGATCAAACAAAACTTTGAGGTCAGTTTGAACTGGAGAAGTTTTCTTTAATTTTGTAGTACTTATGTAGTTTATATACAGGAGATGTTTACTAGTTAGACAGTGTTTTAATTTctatatgtgtgtaaatgttaaagggttagttcacccaaaagtttaaattctctcatttactcgccctcccaggtgcgtatgactttctttcttcagcagaacacatttgaagaaaaatagaaatttatctttgttctttttggagattcaaaagttCTGATCGCCATcctcttgcattttaaggacctactgagcagagATTACATCCGTAATATGCCAATGTGAATTTGTTGCACGAGAGACTATGTGAACACAGCGCTCTCATAAATGCGTATACTGCTACTAACTGGAAgcaatggtttatagttaaaaagttgtAAAAGTTCTAGTGTACATTTTGTTCAAAAGTAATCATCTCTATGCCCTATTTTTGAGGGTGGTCCTCAATTTTTTTTGGAGTACAGTTActattaaaaagaaacatttaaataattttttattattctttttgcaATGCCACTATAGCCATTCTGCCATTAATGTTCTCCCTTGGAATTGCCCTGCGAAGGAAGTATGGAACAGATATCAttttagaaagcatttgatttCTCCAGTGCATtgcttcatacattttttttacatttaagtacACTATAAGTACATTGGTATATAGacgaattacatttttatagacatctaaaatcaacaaaactttgattttaagtttgaaaaagtttgattttatggggtctttaagtCAATGAGCCATCAGTGATTCACATCCTTTCATTATAAATGATAAGCACTTGTTGTTGATAAGCACTCGACCTGACtgataattgtgtgtgtgtgtgtgtgtgtgtgtgtgtgtgtgtgtgtgtgtgtgacagtccTACAGAGAGGAGCAAGAGGAggagatgaagatgaagatggcTTCAGACTCACGATGGAAACGTTACAGGCGCTGGATGAAGAGCGAGGGACCTGGCCGCATCACTTTTGTTGACGACTGACCTCACGCACATTATAGATGCACTTCATCACAGATACACTTCAAAAAGCCTGAGCTTGCTTGTGCGTGAATACGTACAGCTCTGTTTACAATGGACCGAAAATGTGCATGTGATTTATAAGGATGCCTTTTAAGATGTAAGGCACTAAATTAAGAGCGGTTTTTACGTATGAAGGGTCATTTCACTTTGCTGTAATGGCATAAGAGGAAATATTGAGGCCGGTCCTGTGTTCAAatcataaaataatcaaataaagtgAAATTTTTATCACATACAACATAAACCCATTTGCAAactgtttgttttaaatattggaGCTCTCCCTCTCTCAGTTCGATTTAATTCAATGTGCTTTATTGGataacataaattgaactatAACAATAAAACAGTACAACATGAAAACAGTAATGGTTATACAGAAATAAATTGGTCTCAATACATTACCACATTAATGTATTATGCTTTTAGTTCTGGTGGTCCCTCAGGTTATTATTACAGGATACAAAATATCATCAAATCATTCTTTTTCacctagaataaaaaaaaacaaaaaaaaaattgtgtttgggTACATTCATTGAAGTCAGAGGAGATATTGTTAATTTTgtgataatatttgttttaatcaaaGGTTCCATTGAGAGCACAGTCTGTCTGCTGCGGGCCATCTCTGTACATCGTCAGTACTTTTCTTAACTTTGTCAGTTACCATGGTCAGACAGTTTGCAACAGTCTCCTCTTGATTTAATGGCAAATAGCATTCCAATTTGTGTTGAGTTTTAATAGTGTTTGTCCAGTACATGATGTACCtctgtttttccttttctttgtgtaTAATTTGATTAGACCGAATGTTTGTTAGTGTGCGGTTGTCCTGAGACTGGCCAATCTCATCAGAGTTCAGTCAGTTTGAATCAAATGCTCTTAAAATTtactaaaacaagcaaaaattggACTTTCAATTTGATgtaaatttttataaatttggGTCTGTATGGTGAAAATGTGATCAGATGTGCAACAATTTGAAGGCAATCCAATTTGACATTTACTCAAGGTACTCGAagaattaactttttaaattgttgagaattttttaattttcttattgctaaagcagacagcaactctaaacaggTAAACCGCACCTATTTATTAtagattttctattttaaaagtatTGACAAGCAGCTTAAAATATGttctattacagttttttttttttttgctaaataattttgatttttgggcagcaaatatttttttaataatttcattagaTTGAGTGGCCAGACATCATGGTGTCATGATCAATTGTGTCTGCTCATAAAATATGTGTCCCAAGTGGGTAACCAATCAGGACACAATGTTTTTTCCGTCATAATTGCTGATGATCATAAAAGATTGtaaggtgtgtgtatatatgtaaaatattttgtattattgtggTTCAGTGATTCTGTAGCAGATAACTTGCCAAATGTAAGCTAactgaaaaacacagaaaaagaaaTGTTTCATTTCACGATCTATAGCTATGGCAATATACTATGTGCAGCAAGTTATTTAAAAGTCAtcaaatgtcatatttacaaaGTTATATTGACATACAGCATACAATAATTTTGTAGGATTTTTGTTCAGGCACTGAATATACTACTACTCATTAGAAGTCCTATGAGCCAATGGAATCACTAGAAATTgcaaaaattctgttaactacataaaaAGCTATGAATGGTCAAGcaccgcagtacttaagtgaccttctgtcatgctatattccattacgttcattaaaatcacaaaattctggcctgttaatagtttctagaatatcaaaatccacaaaagaaagtAGATACtttctcctaaactatggaatagtctccctaacactgttcgagttgcaggcagacacactcactaagtctagactaaagactcatctatttagccaggcatatgcctaatttatcctccaactcacaattaggctgctttagttaggtctgctggaaccagaaacatttctcatcaattaAAATTGAATAAATTGAAAGGCATTTATTCTAATATTATTCTTTTTGTTTCCCTtttcaacctcgggattcatatcaCGAGGTTACCAGAttcggccagatccagctctgttcctgctttgTGActactgctacgtgtcgctgagtgatgatgacaaactacagctggTACTAGACAGCCATCACTTCTGTCTTTTATGATTGGCTTTAGagaatgaactgatgccaactgtaagacattggatactttaTATGCCAATGCCTGAAACATGGACCCCACTGAACCTTaccaaaatgacctgccggtttGAAATGCGATGCACAtaattgatctctgcctgcattccCTTTGCtactgatggactacactcttgaaatggaatacatagactatcaattaattgcagactaacaaaggacaatgcatatgtgaacttctgcagctaatccaggatggactttaaatacattagtcattaatctcacagttcatacaaaatctttgtttaaacactggccttaactttacatttacgcatttggcagacgcttttatccaaagcgacttacagtgcacttattacagggacaatctccctggagcaacctggagttaaatgccttgctcaaggacacaatggtggtggccgtggggttcgacccagtgatcttctgattaacagttatatgcttcagcccactacaccaccaccactcctattgtaacttttattatacaaattttacacaaataattaatattggcattatattcatgctgtttagcctaTGTTTGTTTAGGGGAACTGGccaccacagtgagtctggtttctcccaagattaattttctccattaaccaacatcttatgtagttttgtgttccatgccacagttgccttcggccTGCTttctggggttctaaatacaattattatttaattatttatttttatactcaatttacagtcatatttaatcaaactacacaatgataactAAGACTttttagatattacagtttcatattCTGCTAAAGTACGATTTTCTGTATGCTGCtttaaaacgatgtgtgttgttaaaagcacaatacaaataaaaatgactttactaTGACGTCAGATGAGGACTCAACTCATCACAACACCTGTTTACCCAGGACAGTTCCGGTTTTAAGAGATGTGTCCTGCTGTCCTGAAAATTCTCAAAAAAATGTAGGCCTAATTATGTCCTAGTTTAAGCTGACATTGCCACTGATTTGTTTCTTCATAAAGTAAATCTCATTGACCTTCTAGCCATTGTCTCtggtatcgtttgcagagaagagaagcaatttTGTTGCATCGCACGTTGATTTGACAATACTTTCATCCTAGTCTTCAGCAAATCAGATGAAATGTATCTGGTTACCATGGAAATGACGTCATGTGCTTGGTGCTCACGCTCTATTTCGTCCTGTCAGtcaaatggccaaataaaaatcaGTTTTCAACAGCtagctgaaagaagccgatccaTTTCTTCGTGCAACGTGAAAATGTTAGAGAGGTTTTTTCTGTCACTGTGAAAGTTCATTTTCCCACGAGTACGaaggtaaatcagacaatgtcatgtTCAGACAACTGCACTTTTTTACATAGTACAAGCATTTCAATGTTGAGATGTGGggattgtattttgtattttaggtTCCAATGatgtgaattttgtgttaaaatatgtacCTTTACATGACAAGTCtattcataattacacatgcaatatgaaattATTTGGATAGagtaggctacatggaatttctacatttcaaaaaagctaaaatgtggttaaatcatgaaaaacaaaatatataaatatagctgcaagcagcgatgatgggccaaagcaccatgggtccatttccacccagtggctttcagaaaacaatgcaaggtggacacatgcatttgacattctaaactattttgaagcaatttgggtaaatataagaggagtattttaaagtctgttgtaagaaccacacttcctgctgccaggtggcggggctatgaccatgacccaaaatagtcacatccatgtgattagctcccaagactaaacatacatctcaattttgatctcaATCACACATTGCaaacagaagatatgagacacttcctgtttacaATTTTGTAACTACTTAATGCCTCGCCCTGGCAACACCgctcaatatataaaaaatctgttcacaatttagcgtcttcaatgtcttggcataatgtctAAATGTGAGGACAGTCTTATGaattaaaagttcagagactgcaatattcaaAAAAATCCAATATGGCTGAGTTTCTGTTGGGTGAAGCTAATAACTACGGTTATGAATGTTGTCCGACTTGAGAACTATacatgtaccaattttggtgactgtatgtgaaaatgggggtgctacagaggccggCTTACATGCATATTTTAAAGGGGGCACTACAGACTgcttttgcccagccctaatggacAATGACTCTgatgtgtaaaatgttttaagtTAAGCATGCCAAGTGCCCCATGCCAAAAACTATTCTGATCTTAtaattatttccatgcacattttccaactccaaaccatataaacttgaatgcttattggattcagtCATTTTCaagtggtatgtatttgtgtaatgagggagggtgtggcaaaagtgactaacaccttatatcaaggtgtgcataattattaggcagcttcattaccacaggtaaaatgggccaaaaaagagatttaactgacactgaaaagtaaaatattctaaaatgcctttcagacggatgcaacactgttgaaatagctaaactattgtgGCGTGACCACTggacaatcaaacattttgttgtGAATATTTGACAGGGGTGCAAAAAACAcacggagaagaaaaggtgcacattaactgcaaaatacatgagaagaattaaacatgaagctaccaggaacccattatcctccaatgctatcatattccagaactgcaacctacctggaatgtccagaagtacaaggtgctaattactcagagacatggccaaggtcaagaaggctgaaacatgacTACCACTGaatagattgggcaaagaaatacatgaagactgatttttcaaaggttttatggaccgatgaaatgagagtgactcttgatggaccagatggatgggtccatggctggatcactaatggacacaagGCACCACTTTGAGTCaagtgccagcaaggtggaggaggggcaCTGGTATGTTCTGCTATCATTAagggatgaggtagttggacctttttgaGTTAAAGATGTACTGAAACTCAACACTCAAACTTACTGCCAGtgtctggaaagtactttcttcaagcagtggcaaaggaagaagtcctcagcattcaagaagacCATGATCTTAacgcaggacaatgctccatcacatgcatcctagtactccactgcttggct includes the following:
- the dnajc25 gene encoding dnaJ homolog subfamily C member 25 translates to MAASIALRLISWFCVVCLLLGFLFSSAAALIEGLYCGTQSCYDVLGVARDSSKAEIGRAYRQLARRYHPDKYQPGDSDDTRDTVHHKFLLIATAYETLKDEELRKDYDYMLDHPEEYYSHYYTYYRRRIAPKVDVRIVILVTVCAISVFQYYSWWSSYSEAINYLMTVPKYRIQATELAKQQGLLNKTKEKGKNRRSKEEIREEEEQIIRDIIKNKIDIKGGYQKPNVSDILLCKIILFPYYLCSYIAWNCLWFYRFTIRREEYGDKEKLYIIRKNMKMSQAQFDSLDNNMIDTFLKKQLWIKQNFESYREEQEEEMKMKMASDSRWKRYRRWMKSEGPGRITFVDD